A genomic region of Cuculus canorus isolate bCucCan1 chromosome 24, bCucCan1.pri, whole genome shotgun sequence contains the following coding sequences:
- the LOC104061879 gene encoding CMRF35-like molecule 5 translates to MRPKFLTGSVGGSLSVKCHYDPKGNYEKKYLCRWKEASCELLVDSDEFVHESYKGQIQITSSNQENGTFTVVLSHLREEDAGWYWCGAKNGHTEHTSSVKLLIQKETRSSKDLETSTLVKPALSTRPAAYSTPTQRSITALTYTTGSATESTTTLLPTFTPSTSITSPGEIYHKSSSHESGLLPVVLPVLILLIVITITILTLAKIKLQKEAGKLAR, encoded by the exons ATGAGACCGAAATTTCTGACCGGCTCGGTAGGAGGCTCGCTGTCCGTGAAGTGCCACTATGATCCCAAGGGGAACTACGAGAAGAAGTATTTATGCAGGTGGAAGGAAGCGAGCTGTGAGCTGCTCGTGGATTCGGATGAGTTTGTGCACGAGTCCTACAAAGGGCAAATACAAATAACCAGCAGCAACCAGGAAAACGGGACTTTCACAGTGGTGTTGAGCCACCTGAGAGAGGAGGATGCAGGATGGTACTGGTGCGGGGCTAAAAACGGGCACACAGAGCACACATCCTCTGTGAAGCTGCTCATCCAGAAGG AAACCCGCTCTTCTAAAGACCTGGAAACATCTACTCTTGTGAAACCTGCTTTATCAACAAGGCCAGCCGCCTACAGCACGCCCACGCAGAGGAGCATCACGGCCCTGACGTACACGACGGGCAGTGCCACCGAGAGCACCACCACCCTGCTGCCCACTTTCACCCCCAGCACCTCTATAACCTCCCCAGGTGAAATCTATCACAAGAG CTCATCGCACGAATCGGGTCTGCTCCCAGTTGTGTTACCAGTTCTCATTTTACTGATTGTCATTACCATCACTATTCTCACTCTGGCCAAAATAAAGCTTCAGAAGGAGGCAGGTAAGTTGGCCAGGTAA